Genomic window (Vitis riparia cultivar Riparia Gloire de Montpellier isolate 1030 chromosome 4, EGFV_Vit.rip_1.0, whole genome shotgun sequence):
ATATGACCTTTATTTCAAAAAAGGTTGTTAAAAGATTTTTCAGAAGTATGCCAAAATCCTGACctgtaaacataaaaattaaagctGTGCTTCCATCAGATCTTTGGATTAGTCCTGCCTACAATATTTTGATTACATTTCATGTATTGATAAATggtctatatttttaaatttccaactCCAATTACTTGTGTACCCATGCAGGTATTAGCCAGTAGCTCAAGAACAGGGTTCACCATCCACAACTACAGTCTTTACACTTCAATGAATATGTTGGTCAAAATGGCAAAAAGAACAATCACATCCTGAGAAAGAATCAAATGATGAAGTACAGAACTACATGGATAAAGAGATCAATTATTCCCAATTATAGATGATGTAATGGCCAACATATGTTTTGACCAGCCCAATaaagaagattattttttaaaatgaaattataaggAAGCACGCACTACAAATTAGAGCCAAAAGAACTTCACTATCATATCAATGAGAATGGCTCATCAAAATCCAATATGGCTTTcaaaagtatacaaaaaaaaaaaaaagaagggttcATCAACTCATGATTCAATTACACCCTGTTGATGCATCACAAGATCACTAAAGTAAGATGCTTTTGCATGGACATCAGACAGGCTTTTCTAATACAATCTATAGCACCCCTTGCCCTCCTCACTCAaagtaaaaagaataaaaaggaaaacaatgcATGGATTCATCGTGCTCCCCATATAATTGTTTAGAATCATTCTTGTAAAACCCATGGTCACATTGCCTCAAAAAAGTAAAGCAGAACATTGGgacaaaaacaaaagatgaaATCATCAAAAGTTCATTAAGGTAAGATGCTTTTGCATAGACATTGAACAGGCTTTCCAAATGCAATCTATAGCCTCCCTTGCCCTCCTCACCCtatggaaaagaagaaaaaaaagaacactGTATAGTTTCATAATGCTCCCCATGCAATTGTTTAGAGTTGCTCATGTAAGACCTATAGTCATAAAAATAAAGCACAACACTCAGACAAAAACAAAAGACGAGAATATGAAATCATCCCATGATTTGAGCAAGCCATCTTTGACTTGATTGACTAGAAGGTCACCACCCTACAtgattattctttattttccttggaGATTGGATGATGAAAGAAAGAGGTTGGGGGGGGTAGGATTGATTTCAGAACTCATTAACCTTGTGAAGTTGCGTATTGCTTTAGCAGTCAGGTCAGTTCACTTGTCATGTTTTATAACCTAAAAGATGAAGTACAACTTGAAATTGGCGAGGTACAGGTGGAAGGCCAATGCAGACAACAGCAGTTGTGGTGAGTGGAGTGGTGGCTACATCAAAGGCAGTACTAGATATTATGGTGCGTGCATTTGGTGGCAGTAATAATAATCTTGACTTCAGTGTTGTGGTGTGGCGCAGTGAAGGTTGTGGTGGTGGCAACTGTAGCAGCAGTGTTGAGATGGGCTAAAGAGGTAATTATGAGTCAAGCGGCAGTAGCAGTAGAGGTGGTATAAAATGGCAATGGCAGCAGCATGGTGGTGCATGCAAAGGAAGTGGTGCCAATAGTAGTGATGATGGCAACAGTAATGGTTGTGGCAGTATCAATGGGTGGTCTGGTGTTGCCTAGGTGGATGTGATCGTGGGGATAGATGCGGAAGTGGTGGTTGAGGCTGCAATGGGAACAGTGATATTAGAAGGCTCCACTAGAAGAGGCTCAAATCCCCAAAACTTATAATTTACAAATCCTGAGTGCCTGACCAAAAGTTGAGACCTATAAAATCCTAAAAGAGGATTTTATAGTTTCCAATTCTAGAAAACCAATGACTTGGTCCAAAAGTAATATTTCCAAATCCATTCCCCTCCAATTCCTGTGAAAAGAACAGGAGTTTAGAAAAAGGAACCAACAATTACAGTCCACTGCCTCAGTGAAATTCAAAACATGAACTACCAGAGATAAAATCCACACCATGAACAGGCAGCATATTATATCATCTTCATCTCTTGGAAACTGGAGTAGAGCCAAGATATCACAAAGCACTTcatataatgttttaaaataacaataacattAAATATCCCAGGAAGCACCAGTAACACTTTCAGAGAGCAtgaatggaaaataaaagaagcTGATAACTCTACTAGGCTAATTGTCTCCAGGTTCTAGAGTTGCACCAGACACCAGCAATCACACATTAATTTCAACTGCCAAGACTGTGTTAAGAAGTTACAATCCTTTTATGTTACGTCCAAATTTATGTCCTAAACTGCAAAAAGCCAGGTTGAATTAAATCATCAATGATAAAGCAATCAGTTTTCTccatagttaaaaataaataaataaataaaaaaccacaaatagaaaaagggaataaaaactaaaaaaaaggagggatttcaagaaaaagaaaagggtgaAAAAACGAGGGACACATTGGAGAAATAATGAATGTCATTTTTGGAAATCCAACTTTATGACACCAGTTGTTTTAGTTGTGAATGTTGAGGCAAAGTCACACTGCATATTTTACATGACCACCAATCCGTTAATGCTGTATAGCATATCTTACCACCCCCCAATCAACACCAAGCTTGGATCTTCACTTTACAACTCACAGATAATGTTGTTTTTGATATTGAAGAACTAACAGCCAATGTGTCCTAAATCACATCAAGGCTGATTCTCTTAGTATTCTTTCATGGAAACTGCGGAACTTGAGAAAGCAAGTCCAGTTTGGCTACATTATTGTTCCTCTCCAATGCACCGGAAGTTACTGTAAACCTGATCCATGAAGTCACAAATGCTGCAGGCAAACTGAGACATGAATCATACTTAATACCACCTTTTGCCCAAAGGCCAAAACAGGAACAACAACATCAGAGAATGACAATGGGCTCTTAAAGTTTGTGTATGACAGATTTACATGTGACAATACAGTTGCTAAGCCCTGGGCTAAGTATCAAGGGCTTTCTTTGGCCCAGTGGTTGGCCAGAAGCAGAAAATGTTCATTTACAGATTCAGAGATGGAATGCCTAATTCAAAACTAATATGTGCTGAAGCAAGCTTTCTGATAGCTCTCTTGCAGAGACGATGGACTTAAATTTTCTAGGATATTTACccagaagagaaaaaaaaggctaaCTGGCCAGCCAACCACAGTTGTTCAACACCCTGTTAAGATTGTTGTTTTGCGAAACCTCAACCAACCACAATAACACCCTAAACCACCACCAGTCCCTCATTCAACCTGAATTATCCTTTGATTGATCAAAAACTACCAAAGTAAAGAAAACTCTTGCAAACATCAGTGATACTCTACATTACAGAATAACAGATGATCGTTAAACCATCTCCATGAAATTGGCACAACTGATATGAAGATTTTGAGATTGAGCTGGGAaagataatagaaaaaataatagactCTAAGAGTTAGTAGGAAGTTAGAAATGGTATCATTTGCAGAAAAAGTAATTGTGAATCAGAAAAAATAGATGGCAGTTCACAAATAATAGTAATGGCCATCTTAGTAGGCATTGGTGCAGTTCAAATTGAAGGCACCATGTAGATAACAAGGCAGGAGAACATAAGTGGGGCTTGCAGGTAATTCCATGATCTGCAAGAATCAGTCCCGTGGCTCCTGATTGGGATTAAATCAGCAGCTTACTtgacaaaaatcaaatacaacAACAATGTAGCTTGTTAACATATAAAGCACTACTGACCACAACATAGAGAGACTAAATGAAATTTTACAACTTCCATAAAGCATGAAGGCTCATTCTTCAAATATAGAGTAATCCTATTTGTAGGGTTATAATCAGGCAATGGGACCATAACATAAGTCATATGGAGACAAATAGCTTCAGACTAAAGAAAGGGAAAGTACAATAGAATGTCCTGAATTGTGAAGTACCGGGTCAGAACAACTCCCCTATGCAAAATCATGCTTTTAGAGTTCCACCCTGCAACTACTTTCTAAACATTGTgttgatataaaataatgaaaacatccAAAAAAGGACTTTGCGATTATATACTTCCATAAAAGCAGCATAATAACAAACTCTGTTAGCATAGCTGGGAAAAGGAAAACCATCATAATTTTACCACATAGAGTAGAACAATTTAGTAAGGTGGATAACTACTAACTGCAGGAAAACACCCAGATAAGTGTCTTCACATGAACCCTATATTAAATAACCTGATgcatctatttttattttttttgttaatccATCACCCACCTAAAATTCTCCATTTGAAAAGAAATGCATAAATTGATGGACGATATTCCATTCATACCTAAGGATTAGCAGTAATCCAAGATGTTCAATAAGAACAGGTgtttaagaagaataagaaacaCATCAAAAAACCTGTCAAGCAACATCATAAACAAACAGGCAGAAATCACTTAAATATTTCCCCAgaaaaaactcacttttttgAAGCCTGCTATTAATTTAACAGGAACCCAGCCCTGTTCATCCATGTTCTGCCTCAAGTAAATATCTTTAATTAAATTCTCATTACTGCAATAAACAAATATGAGATGCAATAGCTGTTAAAATTTCTGACAGTcttaaaatacaataataaaaggTAATGGCAGATGATAATAacaaattacattaaaaaaaaattgcaacaaCTATAAAGTACCTGAAATAATAATCTATTTGAGCAACTAACTTAGCATGCAACTGATGATCCTGGGGAGGAAAAAACATTGGATGAGGCATTGGTGCAACAAAAGGCACGGTTCTGAGGGGGTCTGCATGCGGAGCTGGAACATACACCACCTGAGACACTGGAGATGCCAATTCTGAAAATGAAAAGGACAGTTATTAGCATATGCCTGCATACCAAAAATGCAAAACTTCATTACATCTTACCCTGGTAAAGAATGGGATTACCAAAAGGTCGCAGATGAGGGGGAGCAATAAACTGAGTAGAAGAATGTGATGGGGGCCTAATAAAGCCCCTAGCAACAACTCGCGGCTGCATATGGGGTTCTCTATTAAAATTTCGATGAGGATTCCAATCATGGTTCACACGGTCCTGGTCACGCCTGCCCCCATAACCGTGATGGTGAGAACCATCTCCCCGTGAATGAGGGCCACTATTTCCTTTTCGATAAGAACCCCGTTGATGTGGGTAATCGTTACCACTATGGGATTGTGGCACAAATCCACCCCTTTGTCCACCCTCCGGATGGATACTTCTGTTCGTATGATCTCTAGGAGAAGAGTTATTAGGAGGCACTTCCATTACTGGGCCCTGAGGAGCTGCCGGCTGAGGGAGGCCGGCATTGGCAGAACTACTCCCTCCACTGCGGTCACCGCGCTTCATAGATTTCTGGCGTGTGGGTAAAGCATGGCTCGGAGTGGAACTAGGAATTGGATTATTATTGACTTGTTTGTGTGAAGGAGAAGATGCATTTCCACTCCCCTAAAGTACATATGCATATGTAAACAATCaatcacatcaacacaaatTGTTTGTTGTTGAAACAATGgttaaaacaacaaaagaaattgCACGAATGACTATCTGATTTTCTATTATCTGGGGCTACGCAATCAACCTGATTCAACAACTTGATTTACTAGTTCAGGTGATCCTTTTCCtcttttgagaaataaaaaataagattaaaaattcttttattttccgTTTCCTACTCTAtctcaacaaccaaatatcATGTAATTGTTTCAGAGACGAACCTGAACGTGAACCTGAGCCGGCGGCGTCGAGATGGATCCATCTGTGGGACTTTTCAATGAATCAGACGCAGATTTAGCAGAAGCTCTGGCGGACTCTGAAAGAGCGGGCCAAGAACTGGCCCCCATCACAGGCCCAACCTCAGCAACGCCATTCGAAGGCTTATTCCACGCCGGCCGCTTACCGGCATTGCCGTTGCCGTTATCAGAACTTTCCAGTTGAGCCTCCACTTGCGAAGAATCCTCCGGCGAAGCCGGAGAATCCGAAGTCGCTTTCGTAGGCGAGCAATCAGACGAAACCACAATTTGCTCCTGAGACGATACGGGTGAAGACGGAGCCGCGATGATCGATTCCAATTCACCACGCACCACCTGCGTCCAGGGCGACGTCACCGCGCCCCGAGCAGCCGAGCGCCGCGATTTGGGACTACTGTGACCGTCCGGTGAATATCGCGGCGAAAGATGCGGACCAGTGGGAGCCGATGAATTAGCAGTTGACATCAGAACCTAGGGTTTTCAAAGGATCCAAGGAACGAAAActattgaacaaaaaaataagaaaaaaaggaaaagatcaAAATTGGGGAAGAGAGAGATGACTTAGGGTTTGGTAATGCGAGAAGGTTCCAAAGATTTTTGGGTGCCGGATCGCTGAGGATCCGATCTCGCAGAGAGAGGCAGAGCCGAGGAGTAAAGAGGCCAGCGATCTCTCTATTTCTTTGCTAGTAGGGAGTCTATGGAATGCCAGGTTTTCATACGTGTCAATTTACCTAAAGCCCCATCTGTCCCATTCTCAGTATGCTTTTTCCCTTCTTCTTTACCTCCTTTTACATTTTTACTGTCCCAGTCCCTCCCCATTTTCACCTCCACACACGATACAACCACTCTTCTCACTTTTCACTCACCATGCTGCATTTTCATTGGTCTGTCATTTGATATTGGTGCGGTAAATCACTGGGAACTTGATGTGCCGGTGGCTTCTCCTTTTTTTACTACGTGAGGTTCCCCCACCGCTAAAGACTAATCTCGGTATCCGGTGGAGCCTCCGTATGCAAGTGCGATCTTCGTGTAATTACTTAAAATCCCCAATATCTTACATAATTACAACACTTACCCTGataaatttgttttctaaatcGATGACTATAATTAGTAAACTCCTCCCATGGGTCATAGGATTGTTTCAcggtgatttaaaaataattttttatttttaaaaattcatagtATCATCTGAACattattttgtgttttcactttttaaaaacaaaatgaaataaaaaataaaagttatttttactggttttcaaaacaaaataaaattataaaaataaataaataaaattaaataaaattaaatatgatgtttgtcttcttttaaaaatcttcaaatatgattttttttttttaaatcagaatttcttttaacttttctcaaaattttcattgagcaaataaatttcaaatcaaaccacacttgaaacataaaatatattaatttttaaaaataatttgagattaaaaaatcaatttaattagcacaagaaaattatgaaattcaACAATATTAAAAAGTCATAAATGAAACAATGACTTGGCAAATTTCCTCtttgcatataattatatttgtacaaattttttattatgtcaATAAACACCAAGTCTAGTAAGACTTAACGGATGTTTGggaaatcaatttaataacttaaagtgatttaataacttaatttcatatattaagtgaattaagtatatttagtaaaataatttaatagtatgatttaaaatcaaacacaactttaagtaataaataaaaacgattaacttattcttaaattcacgtttttattttatctttttatcattatttgtcATAGTTACCTTCATGATTTTTTTGCTACTCCacaatcttcattgttattCGACCTTCTTtgctctaattataatttatgatgataaatatgtcaatttgatgatttaaaataaattttaaattaatcttatcaaataactttaacacttaaaagtaaaaattaagtaataagttttaagtcaacaacttaagtataatttaatttgaagttaacttaaattattaaataataagtattaggttttaccaaacactcaaACACTCCTtagatagtgttttttttttttaacttaattctaaatagaacttaagatagtatttaatagtgttgaattttaaatggtttgtttttttaatattttattttattaagtattaggaagtaaagaaaaaataacttattactTTTACTattaagaaaaaagttaaatattttagcattttttattctattaaaaattttaagaaataagtaataaatcgataaaaagtaaaaataaaacaaataacatTTTAATGTCATTGACTaataagtctaataatttttaaaaataacttcaaaattaaataatgatgcatttaaaatatataaaaaaaggacaaaaatggTCTAGAttgattctattttttattttctaagtaggatcatatttttttgatattttttaccaaataaataaattccaaattaagcAAGACTTAATTCATTAGATTTATTCACgaatttagtaattttaaaaaatgaactgAAACTCAAGTAGTGAACcaattcatacaaaaaaaaattatggataaaaatttgtatataataactatattatttctttctgcacataaatatattttcgtaaatttttttactagaaaaataaacttcaaatcatgtgaaactttatattaaatttattaatgaatttaatatatttttaaaaataatttagaacttAAAAAACTGATCCAATTAAGTGCTGATCAAATCAATTCATTCTAGATTACTTTgtttataattcaattctaaatgtatatatgtaatgaaaaatttaacACATGTTAAATAAAgtcattgtttttaaattcatcttaaatacaatactattaaaaattattattcatttttaataaataaaaaatttaggaaaatgttgatctccatatttttataatgcagttatttttttattaaaaatgtaatttataattgtactataataatataattcaaattttactttaaaaaactatttatatttttaatttatttgtaattataaaactattttcatttttaataagactcgaatttaatttaattaatattatataaattaaatttacaatatttgtataaaatcaaaattgaaaaattattctaaaaacaaaaatgtttttaaaaacaacttgtcaaatacttttatatttataaaatactaaatttttatttttttatttttaacttaaaaacaatttttaaaaataaatatttgagaaaaaaaaacaggttGTATAACTTgcgttattatttttatttttttggggatccaagttttaaatcaagaaaatatcatGCATGAACTTTTGTTTttccataatatatatatatataataaagtgaaatgagaagaaaacgaaaaaagaaaaattaaaatgtaggAAAATAACATAATGAAGTTTTATTAGAGGTATATCTTTTATAAGGAGTTACAAAAAGATATACATTAATACgaatgatcatccacaagttcccataatccgataaattcttatattttataacacctcccttggatgatcataagaatatgtctcattaaaatctTATTAGGAAAAActttagtgaaggaaaaagagtacaatattcttttggattactacAACTGCTTTGTTAAAAACTTTGCAAGTAAAACCCAataggacaaaacctggacaaagggaaaaaaagtacAACGTAgtgatattcttatcaattagTTCTCCCTTAAgttgacatgattatattttctctagtaGCACAACATGGAGATCTTTGAGTTGACGTATTTCAATGAGCTTCTTGAGTATTGCAGTTGACaatgcctttgtgaatagatctactAAATTGCCACTTGATCTTACTTGTCGAATAGCAATTTCTTCACTCTTCTAGAGTTAATGAAAGTAGAAGACTTGGGCGATATATGCTTGATTCTGTCACCCTTAATGTATCATTCTTTAATCTGTgtaatgcatgcaacattattaaCTTGGTAGCATTACCTCCAATGGAGAGTAGTCCATATGTTTCCATTATTTGCTTTCCACGATATTGTCTTACCACCATAGATAAATACATacatgtggaccccgcatttcggctcatgcgtttcccactcgatggcgagctcgatttttattttgaaaaatgattttattgattaagaaaaatgaattggagtcaccacttattttattttatttttttaaaagggtaaacaaaataagaaagaaaaccctaagtgtgactccttatttttggaaaagataATTTACGAAAAATCGAAtcgggttcgagggtcaggttacttattgggaaggttcGGTAAAGACTGTAACACCCTTCTAattccctaaagtcggg
Coding sequences:
- the LOC117912578 gene encoding la-related protein 1C isoform X2, giving the protein MSTANSSAPTGPHLSPRYSPDGHSSPKSRRSAARGAVTSPWTQVVRGELESIIAAPSSPVSSQEQIVVSSDCSPTKATSDSPASPEDSSQVEAQLESSDNGNGNAGKRPAWNKPSNGVAEVGPVMGASSWPALSESARASAKSASDSLKSPTDGSISTPPAQVHVQGSGNASSPSHKQVNNNPIPSSTPSHALPTRQKSMKRGDRSGGSSSANAGLPQPAAPQGPVMEVPPNNSSPRDHTNRSIHPEGGQRGGFVPQSHSGNDYPHQRGSYRKGNSGPHSRGDGSHHHGYGGRRDQDRVNHDWNPHRNFNREPHMQPRVVARGFIRPPSHSSTQFIAPPHLRPFELASPVSQVVYVPAPHADPLRTVPFVAPMPHPMFFPPQDHQLHAKLVAQIDYYFSNENLIKDIYLRQNMDEQGWVPVKLIAGFKKVKLLTENIQLILEAVRTSTIVEVQGDKLRKRGDWMKWIMPPSVQFSPLSSPQSIGSSSYDTLAARFQNVTLGEQTTNHSTVRSEADVHVEAFSSRSSSGDLNSQSKPYSSEGPSQVGVQGGPDRSNSAKNFK
- the LOC117912578 gene encoding la-related protein 1C isoform X1; protein product: MSTANSSAPTGPHLSPRYSPDGHSSPKSRRSAARGAVTSPWTQVVRGELESIIAAPSSPVSSQEQIVVSSDCSPTKATSDSPASPEDSSQVEAQLESSDNGNGNAGKRPAWNKPSNGVAEVGPVMGASSWPALSESARASAKSASDSLKSPTDGSISTPPAQVHVQGSGNASSPSHKQVNNNPIPSSTPSHALPTRQKSMKRGDRSGGSSSANAGLPQPAAPQGPVMEVPPNNSSPRDHTNRSIHPEGGQRGGFVPQSHSGNDYPHQRGSYRKGNSGPHSRGDGSHHHGYGGRRDQDRVNHDWNPHRNFNREPHMQPRVVARGFIRPPSHSSTQFIAPPHLRPFGNPILYQELASPVSQVVYVPAPHADPLRTVPFVAPMPHPMFFPPQDHQLHAKLVAQIDYYFSNENLIKDIYLRQNMDEQGWVPVKLIAGFKKVKLLTENIQLILEAVRTSTIVEVQGDKLRKRGDWMKWIMPPSVQFSPLSSPQSIGSSSYDTLAARFQNVTLGEQTTNHSTVRSEADVHVEAFSSRSSSGDLNSQSKPYSSEGPSQVGVQGGPDRSNSAKNFK